A section of the Acidobacteriota bacterium genome encodes:
- a CDS encoding DUF11 domain-containing protein, whose amino-acid sequence MRHILVTLVVALVVPPVSAAHFGQCSTVGPNFTVHGDPISYTITVRTVSSTAPSASIVDQLPPGVEFIPGSLSCSGGAGGCAYDEPSRTVSWNGSMTVSDTVVVSFSVTTETLPDPGYVTNEVVADDPGFDALLMSRTTCVHRSGEQAVLGPIFPISNHGSGWYQGWSNGVYWNSVSETYVAAWIRSDYPTNSNYEVQAVTVDPEGAVGVVQHVSTGQVDEQPSVACSEVSGNCLVAWSRREPAPSINSDVYARLLGSGAAPLGSEFAIYQGSGHQGNPDVAYNSALDEFLVTYENRWASGLRDVVAQRVRASDGALLTWANVATGSDGGRTSLRAAHLAGRDQYLLVYNFTPTAGDPEIRAKIAPGHLGGVSPAPEMTIASTLTSYESPAVAAIDDDYLVVWSHLDVSNVGGIRARRVSGDGSPQGPAGGFRVSEFEQNVVAYSVPLVEFAGQQGFLVGWDHDDAATPTQEDLHGRFVEPGMDHASFTEFPTWATIDWDFFGHFACRRTGQCLSLRDGMTGIDGRFVWAWLVFAHGFDEGTFEGWSQVVGATP is encoded by the coding sequence ATGAGACACATTCTCGTGACTCTTGTGGTCGCGCTGGTCGTCCCTCCCGTGTCCGCAGCCCACTTCGGTCAGTGCTCGACAGTCGGCCCGAACTTCACCGTGCACGGCGACCCGATCAGCTACACCATCACAGTGAGGACGGTCTCCTCGACCGCCCCTTCGGCATCGATTGTCGATCAGCTGCCGCCGGGCGTCGAGTTCATTCCCGGAAGTCTGTCGTGCTCGGGTGGGGCTGGCGGCTGCGCGTACGACGAACCGTCCCGGACGGTGAGTTGGAATGGATCGATGACTGTATCCGACACGGTCGTCGTTTCCTTCTCGGTTACCACCGAAACGCTTCCGGATCCCGGATACGTGACCAACGAGGTCGTTGCTGATGATCCCGGGTTCGACGCTCTGCTCATGAGTCGCACGACCTGTGTGCATCGTTCCGGCGAGCAAGCGGTGCTCGGTCCCATCTTCCCGATTTCCAATCACGGATCGGGGTGGTACCAAGGGTGGTCCAACGGCGTGTACTGGAATTCGGTTTCTGAAACGTACGTAGCAGCCTGGATCCGCTCCGACTACCCTACCAACTCGAATTACGAGGTGCAGGCAGTGACCGTCGACCCGGAGGGTGCGGTGGGTGTTGTTCAACACGTCTCGACGGGTCAGGTCGATGAACAGCCGTCCGTAGCCTGCTCCGAAGTCTCGGGCAACTGTCTGGTGGCCTGGTCTCGGAGGGAGCCGGCGCCGTCGATCAACAGCGACGTCTACGCCCGCCTGCTCGGCAGCGGCGCGGCCCCCCTCGGCAGCGAGTTCGCCATCTATCAGGGCAGTGGCCACCAGGGAAACCCGGATGTGGCCTACAACTCGGCCCTGGACGAGTTCCTCGTCACTTACGAGAACCGCTGGGCGAGCGGGCTTCGAGACGTGGTCGCCCAGCGGGTGCGGGCGAGCGACGGTGCCCTTTTGACCTGGGCCAACGTGGCCACCGGCAGCGATGGCGGCCGGACCTCGCTGAGAGCCGCCCACCTCGCAGGGAGAGATCAGTACTTGCTGGTGTACAACTTTACGCCGACCGCGGGTGACCCGGAGATTCGCGCCAAGATCGCGCCAGGACACCTCGGCGGCGTCAGCCCGGCGCCGGAGATGACAATTGCTTCCACGCTGACCAGCTATGAATCCCCGGCGGTGGCCGCGATTGACGACGACTACCTCGTGGTCTGGTCGCACTTGGACGTTTCGAATGTTGGTGGCATCCGGGCTCGGCGGGTTTCGGGGGATGGCTCACCGCAGGGTCCGGCCGGCGGTTTCCGCGTGAGCGAATTTGAACAAAACGTCGTTGCGTACTCGGTGCCGCTGGTCGAGTTCGCGGGTCAGCAGGGCTTCCTCGTCGGGTGGGATCATGACGACGCGGCAACACCGACCCAAGAGGATCTCCACGGCCGTTTCGTCGAGCCGGGGATGGACCACGCTTCGTTCACCGAGTTTCCGACCTGGGCCACCATCGACTGGGATTTTTTCGGACACTTCGCCTGCAGGAGAACCGGGCAGTGCCTCTCTCTTCGGGACGGGATGACCGGCATCGACGGACGATTCGTCTGGGCCTGGCTGGTTTTCGCGCACGGTTTCGACGAGGGCACCTTTGAGGGCTGGAGCCAGGTGGTGGGTGCGACACCGTAA